The following proteins are co-located in the Candidatus Dependentiae bacterium genome:
- the pilM gene encoding pilus assembly protein PilM — protein ALIDIGLTSIRLAIIVNGQLKYIRVLPTGLIVAAKKIAALVHIEPTEALEHLMRFGLEQNDKPHYTQASEEVLQDLLNELRFTIVSYTSKLKDSDTLNEVIITGAGADIPALQKLVATHMDTKSEILQAKKIMHNGQIDSKVSTLPNSFLVSLATALSLPVTQEFNLQQAQAARQEDALITHQLFAAGVLALLLITSFSVYSYLRVRNLKNTYQESSKEALSEIKRAFKLKESQATSLDTANKRANTQLQSEESTWQRLSAHNRYSLLTILAALSKCINFSELRLDMQTIKIKNNKVQLYGSVPDYTSLDILQRQLECPLFHKIGKLNNIIFKSEPIELTVKDEEGA, from the coding sequence GCGCTCATTGATATCGGCCTTACAAGCATACGACTGGCTATTATAGTTAATGGACAACTTAAATATATTCGCGTTTTACCCACAGGCCTTATTGTAGCTGCAAAAAAAATAGCCGCTCTTGTGCACATTGAGCCTACTGAGGCTCTTGAGCATCTTATGCGCTTTGGCCTTGAGCAGAACGATAAGCCACATTATACACAAGCAAGTGAAGAAGTATTGCAAGACTTGCTTAACGAATTACGATTTACCATTGTATCCTATACAAGTAAACTTAAAGATTCAGACACTTTAAACGAAGTAATTATTACAGGTGCTGGCGCAGATATACCAGCATTACAAAAACTTGTTGCAACACATATGGATACCAAAAGCGAAATACTGCAAGCTAAAAAGATTATGCATAATGGTCAGATAGATAGCAAAGTAAGTACGTTACCTAATAGTTTTTTAGTCAGTCTTGCAACGGCACTTTCTCTTCCTGTTACCCAAGAATTTAATTTGCAACAAGCTCAAGCAGCACGTCAAGAAGATGCTTTAATTACCCATCAGCTTTTTGCAGCAGGTGTTCTAGCATTACTGCTTATAACTTCTTTTTCTGTGTATAGTTATTTGCGTGTACGTAATTTAAAAAATACCTACCAAGAATCAAGCAAAGAAGCATTAAGTGAAATCAAGCGTGCTTTCAAGCTAAAAGAGTCACAAGCAACTTCTTTAGACACTGCTAATAAACGCGCTAACACACAACTGCAAAGTGAAGAATCAACCTGGCAGCGACTTTCAGCACATAATCGCTATTCGTTGTTAACTATTTTGGCAGCATTAAGCAAATGTATTAACTTTAGTGAACTACGGCTAGATATGCAAACTATAAAAATAAAGAACAATAAAGTGCAACTGTATGGCTCAGTACCTGATTACACAAGCCTTGATATATTGCAACGGCAACTTGAGTGCCCTTTGTTCCATAAAATTGGTAAATTAAACAATATTATCTTTAAATCAGAGCCTATTGAGTTGACGGTTAAAGATGAAGAGGGAGCATAA